One segment of Aquimarina sp. BL5 DNA contains the following:
- a CDS encoding DUF4440 domain-containing protein, producing MAQKDISSLEFKIRKMDSLLFQVGFNGCNKEVFKTILTEDIEFYDDRSGLNTSLEKELASFNDKCSKPFSVTRRLVSHTIHALGDYGALQKGTHNFYVDDKKVETAKFITIWERKDTIWIVKRAISYDHKNL from the coding sequence ATGGCTCAAAAAGACATTTCTTCTTTAGAATTTAAAATAAGAAAAATGGACAGTTTACTTTTTCAGGTAGGGTTTAACGGATGCAATAAAGAAGTTTTTAAAACTATTTTGACAGAGGATATAGAATTTTATGATGATCGGTCAGGTTTAAACACTTCTCTAGAAAAGGAACTAGCCTCATTTAATGATAAATGTTCAAAACCTTTTTCTGTTACTAGAAGATTAGTTTCCCATACGATTCACGCTTTAGGAGATTATGGAGCTCTTCAAAAAGGGACGCACAACTTTTATGTAGACGATAAAAAAGTAGAGACGGCTAAATTCATTACTATATGGGAAAGAAAAGATACTATTTGGATTGTAAAACGTGCTATTAGTTATGACCATAAGAACCTATAA
- a CDS encoding serine hydrolase, with protein sequence MTIRTYNMRVTLFFFILLGIIMTSCKDKYNVKLDSLIPNLLLEYKALSVGVGIINKGEIEFVKVYGEHQKGIKAPQNTLFNIASITKPVVATTVLKLVEQGNWDLDEPLYKFYVDPDVKEDSLARMITTRHCLSHTTGFKNWRWDEKNGKLQFNFKPGEKFQYSGEGMEYLRRAVESKFGIGLEKIVDSLVFKPLKMKDATMGWINDSDTTRFAKWYNSKGILHQMPHKTEKINAADDMILTVKDLALFGQAIMNQTILKKSIYDEMVKPHSAINKKRNQGLGWVVYNELPNDEMVLNHDGGDPGVVTTLILLPKSENGIIVFVNSDNGAGITNTITKEIMTHGIDIIEGLHWDNKIPQEIAIEDELLSKYTGTYLTNREFSITFDKSGNTLVTESDVFPKLKLYPKSNNEFFALPYEIYFKFIEEENNMKFQLLTSENIVELEGLKQ encoded by the coding sequence ATGACCATAAGAACCTATAATATGAGAGTAACATTATTCTTTTTCATACTACTCGGTATTATTATGACCTCTTGTAAAGATAAATATAATGTAAAACTAGATTCACTTATACCCAATCTTTTGTTAGAATATAAAGCACTATCGGTTGGTGTTGGTATTATAAACAAGGGCGAAATAGAGTTTGTAAAAGTATATGGAGAACATCAAAAAGGGATCAAAGCACCCCAAAACACTTTATTCAATATTGCCAGTATTACGAAACCAGTTGTAGCCACTACGGTTCTAAAATTAGTAGAACAAGGGAATTGGGATCTTGACGAACCACTTTATAAGTTCTATGTAGATCCTGATGTTAAAGAAGATAGTCTTGCTAGAATGATAACGACTAGACATTGCTTAAGTCATACCACTGGATTTAAGAATTGGCGATGGGATGAGAAAAATGGAAAGTTGCAGTTTAATTTTAAACCTGGAGAAAAATTTCAATATTCTGGAGAAGGAATGGAATATCTACGACGTGCTGTAGAGAGTAAATTTGGTATTGGTTTAGAAAAAATTGTTGACTCTCTTGTTTTTAAACCTCTAAAGATGAAAGATGCTACTATGGGTTGGATTAACGATAGTGATACCACAAGATTTGCAAAATGGTATAATAGTAAAGGGATACTTCATCAAATGCCCCATAAAACTGAAAAAATTAATGCAGCAGATGATATGATTCTAACAGTAAAAGATCTGGCATTGTTTGGTCAAGCCATCATGAATCAAACAATACTGAAAAAATCTATTTATGATGAAATGGTAAAACCACATTCCGCAATAAATAAAAAACGTAATCAAGGTTTAGGGTGGGTTGTTTATAATGAGTTGCCCAACGATGAGATGGTTTTAAACCATGATGGAGGTGATCCAGGTGTTGTTACAACACTTATTTTATTACCAAAAAGTGAAAACGGAATCATTGTCTTTGTCAATAGTGATAATGGTGCAGGTATAACCAATACTATTACAAAAGAAATAATGACTCATGGGATTGATATTATTGAAGGTCTTCATTGGGATAATAAAATACCCCAAGAGATAGCTATAGAAGATGAGTTATTGTCAAAATATACAGGTACATATCTTACTAATAGAGAGTTTTCTATAACTTTTGATAAATCAGGAAATACGCTTGTCACGGAAAGTGATGTTTTTCCTAAGCTAAAACTATATCCAAAATCGAACAATGAGTTTTTTGCACTTCCTTATGAGATCTATTTCAAGTTTATCGAAGAAGAAAATAATATGAAATTTCAACTTTTAACAAGTGAAAACATAGTAGAGTTAGAGGGACTTAAACAATAG